One Manduca sexta isolate Smith_Timp_Sample1 chromosome 26, JHU_Msex_v1.0, whole genome shotgun sequence genomic region harbors:
- the LOC115445681 gene encoding aspartate--tRNA ligase, mitochondrial: protein MVLNAILKRLSSKINKYVIIIHNNTNKTCFRRLSRNVDVSKYKINQKVLQPMKCSSFTYRTHNCGELRPEHEAQKVTLCGWVQYIRLSKFLLLRDGYGLIQCTVNGDISSNLSGLPLESVVMVEGTVALRPKDMINPNMPTGEVEVVIDKIIVLNESDPVPFNLRDYQKPKEQLRLQHRYIDLRSSEMQHNLRLRSNMLHNMRRFLVEKYNFVEVETPTLFCRTPGGAREFVVPTHHVGLFYSLVQSPQQFKQMLMSGAMDRYFQIARCYRDETTRPDRQPEFTQLDVELSFTNRTGVLTMVEELLYATFPKPLPMLPFKRMTYKEALQQYGSDKPNLTHNLKFINIQHLFVEKQNDPNFCALLLPYPSELGKLPAKYKEQIRELTKKYNTKIILNENITKAMGIDMADKIKNVGGSTNAMIISLGSDENACFCLGEIREMLAKLLSSKGLLTVEDTIQPLWVIDFPLFLKGENGLQTCHHPFTSPHPDDLHLLDTDPLKVRSLAYDIVLNGNEIGGGSIRIHNVELQKKVMKILDIDPESLKHFLNALRFGCPPHGGIALGLDRLVGLACNAESIRDVIAFPKSHGGRDPLSGAPNLISDDEKRYYHLSIEE, encoded by the coding sequence ATGGTTCTTAACGCGATATTAAAAAGACTttcttctaaaataaataagtatgtgataataatacataataacacCAATAAAACGTGTTTTAGAAGGTTGTCAAGAAATGTGGACGTaagtaaatacaaaatcaaTCAGAAAGTACTACAACCAATGAAATGTAGTAGTTTTACATATAGAACACATAATTGCGGCGAACTGCGTCCGGAGCATGAGGCACAGAAGGTTACTCTCTGCGGTTGGGTGCAGTATATCCGGTTATCTAAATTCTTGCTTCTTAGAGACGGCTATGGCCTTATACAATGTACTGTAAATGGCGACATAAGTTCAAATCTGTCTGGTTTACCACTGGAATCTGTTGTGATGGTTGAAGGCACAGTTGCTTTAAGGCCTAAAGATATGATAAATCCTAATATGCCAACAGGAGAAGTAGAGGTTGTTATTGACAAAATCATAGTTTTAAATGAATCCGATCCTGTTCCGTTCAATTTGAGAGATTATCAGAAGCCAAAAGAACAGTTGAGACTACAACACAGGTACATAGATTTGCGTTCCAGTGAGATGCAACACAATTTAAGGCTTCGTTCTAACATGTTGCACAACATGAGAAGGTTTCTGGTTGAGAAATATAACTTTGTTGAGGTTGAAACACCAACATTGTTCTGTCGTACTCCTGGTGGGGCAAGAGAATTTGTTGTGCCCACCCACCATGTGGGATTGTTTTATTCATTAGTACAAAGTCCACAGCAATTTAAACAAATGCTGATGTCGGGAGCAATGGATCGGTATTTCCAAATAGCAAGATGTTACAGAGATGAAACAACAAGGCCAGATCGACAGCCAGAATTCACACAACTAGACGTTGAATTGTCATTTACCAATCGTACTGGAGTCCTAACTATGGTTGAAGAATTATTATATGCAACATTTCCAAAACCATTACCGATGCTGCCTTTCAAGAGAATGACATATAAGGAAGCTTTACAGCAATATGGTTCTGATAAACCCAATTTAACTCACAacttaaagtttattaatattcaacatttatttgtagaaaAGCAGAATGATCCTAATTTTTGTGCTTTATTATTACCCTACCCAAGTGAATTAGGAAAACTACCTGCCAAGTACAAGGAACAAATAAGGGAATTGACAAAGaagtataatacaaaaatcatattaaatgaaaatataacaaaagcgATGGGCATTGACATGGCTGATAAAATTAAGAATGTTGGAGGTTCCACAAATGCTATGATTATTTCATTAGGCAGTGATGAAAACGCTTGCTTTTGTTTAGGTGAGATTCGAGAAATGTTAGCAAAATTGTTAAGTTCCAAAGGATTACTGACAGTTGAAGACACAATCCAACCATTGTGGGTTATTGATTTTCCATTATTTTTGAAAGGAGAAAATGGTCTCCAGACATGTCATCACCCATTTACATCTCCGCATCCTGATGATTTACATTTATTGGATACTGATCCATTAAAAGTACGATCTCTAGCCtatgatattgtattaaatgGAAATGAAATAGGGGGTGGGTCAATCAGAATACACAATGTagaacttcaaaaaaaggttaTGAAGATATTGGATATTGATCCTGAAAGCTTGAAGCACTTTTTGAATGCTTTGAGGTTTGGATGTCCTCCACATGGAGGAATTGCTCTTGGACTTGACAGGCTAGTTGGCTTAGCATGTAATGCCGAATCAATCAGAGACGTCATAGCATTTCCAAAATCACATGGGGGAAGGGATCCATTATCAGGAGCCCCTAATCTTATTTCGGATGATGAAAAAAGGTATTATCATTTATCTATTGAAGAATAG